Genomic window (Aricia agestis chromosome 7, ilAriAges1.1, whole genome shotgun sequence):
TAGAAGCTAAAATTAATGCAATGTTAATACAGgtccgcggggctaaaatggtcgctttgaatcttaatattatgattcatttttttttatcgcaaaatgcaaaactgcttgcaattcatgtctagtaattcatactgatttgacatattttgtcagtttgacagttttcacaattcatttgctgacgTGACATGAATTGCCAGCAGAGTTAcgttttgcgatttaaaaaaaatgaatcataatattatgatttatatcatGACTCTCCAAagcaaccattttagccccgctgatcctTGTTCCGTCCAGTTCCTCTTTTTctgttaaggcgacgccttgataatttggctgtagcgatatcgatttttctcagcaataacttAAGCTAAGATATTAAAGTTCATTgccagtattcatcatgtctttgtctttgaatcaCCCATAGCATAGTACGATtgatcaacttttataacacagaataatcaatcaaaaagacctctgtaaaaaaaggattcctgTTTTGCCAACAGTGGAGAgtgatttaaattattttaagctttcaaaatttgtacatagattggttcaagcatacactttaatttgcccatagcttatatgaaatgtattgatggtttttaaattacgctacaaaaaccattttgtcgcttacgccatttccattttttgctgttccattgcttgttttcttcTATGAGAGGCctgcccggcctctcatagaaaacaaacatattcaacacggttttttactttaacgcggcgtcaccttaaactaCGAAAACGCGCTCTCATTAGTAATAACACCAAAAGTGGtagtttgacgtttgcttagcAGATAGAAGAATATTTTGCTATTCCGTTCCGATCAACACGGCAAATgaccgcgatcgacaaaaattgaaataaaattacgcTATAAGCTTTTCAaccaactagagatcgcccaatggtcgaaattcaaccttaatttcaactctacctatatttaaaaaaaatattgactttatcatatttttttcaactctcgtctctgggactcagctgatcagTTATTGTCtcatagtatctaagattcaataaaaaactacaatccattttcaaaatttagtttgttattatttttagcaatattccgcgaaaacaaatttgttttcgcggaatattgctaaaaataataactatggattttcgcaaagtaacgcctgattccattaactatttaatccattttcaatttgtcaccttgttgtcaacagacttcaaccataaataaaagagtataattcgtgtgcATAGGCTTGttaataaaaaatctgtcatttttccttgtgtgtatgttgtagtgtgtgtaatgttttatttgtaaaaaaatgtatgataaaagcataatttcaaaataatattagctcaatgcactccttcaccatataaactataactgtgcaaaatttcattcacctacgtttccccatttttcgtcaaaagggatacaaagtttttggctcacgtattaagaggagtccacaccgcccttttttccatacaaacgttgtcccctgtttcctccctggataatgctcgtaaagttataatttttttcctgaatatctacggccactaatacaatgtccctatgttttcttttttttttcataatttaattattaaataagatatgaacgttccaaaacccaaaaaaatggccagattttccgctgtgtttaaacgtccagaaaacagatttggctagattatacaaaaaaaagcaaaacataggaacacagctcaagcctttctttaatccttagtgaaaaaagtacttaaatcggttaagtttaggagaaggaatcaggggacaacgaatcgttgattttctggattttctgcagttgtctctatcgcgttctgcggtataggcttgaggtaagggagacagctatagatattacacgtactttttattcatttctctagcccctggtgtatcctcttaatatatagatattggcCCGTGAGCCATGCAAccaccgcgccgcgccgcgcgcttTGTAGTGGATGGCGTATCTAACAAAATCAATGTTttattacatcctgtatagttttattaaaattatatctgcACAAACGAAGTAGCGCGTAAcatctagctaggaatatttTTGATAGTAAAGGAAGCGAACTCATCTTTCCTGTTATAAAGACTAATTTAGAAAAATATGGAAACAGCCTCAAGGTTTTCAAGTTTTTGCAAGGATTATTATTGATCTAATAACAAGTCCACTGTCCAGCCAAGTAGCACACacactatacaataatattgctttaataataatattatgtgtgtcaGCTACATACATACTTTTACAaggtgtaaaattaaaatattagtgataatgctttagggtatgtatattgtatattgtcCCTTATATAGTTCTCTCGGAAATTAGTAGCGCTGAGTTACTTCTGATTGCtatgtttctataagaaatgCTCTTCCAACGTCGCCGTCGTTAATAGAGCctacacaataattaaaataactttattaatataataggaATACTATACAATTCTACACACCCTAAATAATTATGactattattcatattattatgttgtaaacTTACGAGGCTGTTTTTGAGCTTGATGACGCTGTAGGCGTGGCTACTGTGGCTACGAAGCAGATGTCAAATAAACATTGACAGAATGGTAGGAatgtgaaacattttttttgaagTGACATTAATCTATactagtatacatattataaataaattatattcaaaaaactttttgaaaaaaaaagctttCATTTTAAAAACACTCTTAAAAGACGAAGATAAATTGCACCTTGAAATGTATAttaatagaggaaaatgtggaaaaaacggggaaaattatatgaaaggacttattttaacgcgctaatctcagaaactactgatccgatttgaaaaattctttcattgtttGATAACCCAGTTATCGAGAAAGGttaaaagctatattttatcacgctaagacttataggagcgaagaaataaagaaaaatgtggaaaaaacgggggaaattatttgaaagggcttatttgaacgcgctaatctcagaaactactggtttgatttaaaaaaatatttaagagttagatagcccagttatcgaaaaagtctataggctatactttattacgctaagactaataggagcgaataaatagaggaaaatgtggaaaaaacgggggaaattatttaaaagggcttatttgaacgtgctaatctcagaaactactggtttgatttaaaaaaatattttagagttagatagcccagttatcgaggaaggctatagtctatactaCTAGTTACTGTTTAGATATCTAGGTGATATTGTTGACGAGAACCTCAACGATGATCCCGACATTGAACGTGACCGCCGAGGGATGGCAGTTCGTTGCAATATGTTGGCCCGCAGGTTTTCTAAATGTTCTGTTGGCGTTAAATGTACACTGTTTCGAGCCTATGCCCAAACATTTTATACATGCAGCCTGTGGACAAATCATACGCAGCGAATCAACGCGCTCAGAATACAGTATAACAATGCCTTCAGACATCAGCTGATGCGACTCCCCCGGTACTGTAGCGCATCTGGAATGTACGCCACAGCCAGTATAGATAGTTTTCCTGCAATACTGCGTAAAAGATCAGCGTCTATGATGCGAAGAGTGCGGGACAGTTCCAACATATAATTATCTGAAGGAAATTGCTATCAAGCTTGAAAGTCCGATATGGAGACATTGGACTaatctacatattattttataataattatcactcGCATTTTAATAACATAGTCATAAGAAATATTGTACTTTTACTAACTCTATATGGATCTGTTCTATGGTCTGAAATAAActgattattattactattattataattattgagaaATTATTGTGAAAAAAATGCTGGCACCTATTTAATATACActattcaagacgtgagtggaagaataggGTTTAGGAGACCCCCCCTAACGGGAATGATAATCAGagataatataatgaatatttattggGCGCAACTAATCGCGCGCACTTACACCCGATGACTGGCCGTACTGCCGTTTACATACATGAACAATactcatacaatatacatataatacccCTACAATATTCCccccttttaaaaaaaaattagatacatACAAAGTCAAGTgaaagaaaatatatatatatatatatatatatatatatatatatatatatatatatatatatatatatatatatatatatatattatgacatGATTATGTACTTAGACACAGCTTACATGCATATTATAGTGCAGTATACGTTTAaagttataacaaaacaaatatcATATTACTTATATCATAATAACTGATTACAAAGTGTGCATTACAATGGAATGCAAGTTCGTTTATCAAATTATCATGCACATATGCATACTACCTAGCCCTACGACCGAAGTCTTGGGATCAGTTTACTCTGATAGGAGACAGAACATAAAATGTTATACACGTACAAGTTACAATTTCAAACTTATCTAGCACTAAACGCGCGACACAATATAACACAGTATTATCACTACACTTGCTGCACAGTATATGGGCGCTGATTTGCATTTCCCCCTTGGCTCAGCCCAAACGAAACAGACGATAATCCGACTTgcttattaaaaagtttaatggtATGCTTCTTGTAGTGCTGGTACAGCACATAGATGTACAGCATGACCACCGCTGCTATTACACAAAACAACATCACGTACACGTGGTTTATCTTACTATCCATTGCAATTTGTTGAGCGGATGCACTGTTCGCTCCGTTTTGAGCAATTATGATCTCTTGCTCTTTACTTTGGTTCTTTCCCATTATGCTCGCGAATATAGCAATGTTTAACTCGTAAAGTAGAGATTACAAATGTGAAACAATTTCTGAAATAACACTATATTAATTGGACAATATACTCTATTGCGCAACAATACAATACTTGCTAATTAATTTTAGAACTAGAATCAGCGTTTACGTTTAGCCTCCTTAGAAACCATAAGGGCAGGTACACACTatcataacaattatttttattcctaCTCAAAGTCAAACCTAACAGGCCGTTTGATCAATCTACCGTGCCGGGAAATTTTGGGCTGCACCGTACATGACTTACTTGCAAAATCAGAACTAGGAGTTTGACCCTCGTTATTTGTAAATTGCTTAGCTAAACTTACCTGCTCATTCGGAGTGCGATCAGGTACCGGATGAGTCATCAGGTAGGCTGGTTTGAGTCTATCTATTGAAACTCGAGTCTGTCTTTGGGGTAGCTGCACGGTGTATACTTTACCACTTTTTTGTAATACCCTGTATGGACCATCATACGGTGGTACCAGCGGTTGCCGTACCGCGTCATTTCTTATAAAGACATGAGTACATGTCTTTAAGTCAGGATGGACAAAAAACGATTTTGCGCTCGAGTGTAGACTCGCCTTAGGTTTCAATGAACTCAACGTGTGTCGTAACTTATCGAGGTATACATGTACACCTTGGTTTGTCTGCGGCGTCTCAGTGTAAAATTCTCCTGGCAATCTAATACCTTGGCCGTAGACCAGCTGTGCTGCGCTTATGTTAGTATCGCTTCGTATTGCCGCCCGCAATCCTAACAGAACCGTGGATAACTCGTCACTCCATGATTCAGAACTCAGCCGCGCCATTATCGACGCTTTTAAACTACGATGCCACCGTTCGATCATCCCGTTACTCTGTGGGTGGTACGGCGTGGTCCTACATTTTTTAATGcccaaaaatttcattaatgAATTAAAAAGATCACTTTCAAACTGCCGCCCTTGGTCGCTTGTTATCCTTTTAGGACTACCAAAGCGACAAATCCACCCCTCATATAACACTTTAGCGACTACCTCGGCCGTGGTAGTCGTTACCGGAAAAGCCTCGGGCCATTTAGTAAATCTATCTATGACTGTGATGAGATACCTGAATCCTTCTCGAGTTGTAGGCAGGGGACCTACTATGTCGATATGGATATGATCGAATTTTTCACTAATTTGGAACTCGCCTAGCTCAGAATTTGAGTGACGGGATACTTTCGAACGTTGGCACCCTAGACACGATTTAGCCCACACCCCTACATCTTTATTTATGCCgggccaaaaatatttttcagataATAGTTTTCGAGATAAGCGAATTCCCGGGTGACTTATATTATGAATAGAGTCAAAGGCTAGTTTTCGAAAACGTTCGGGAATGTACGGTCTACAATTGGATGAAATTTCacagtaaattttattattagaattaGGAATGTTGCATAACTGCAGTTTGAAGTGCGCGTTGCAATCTGACCGCGATAGCAGGGACGTCAACTGAGTATCATGTTTCTGTGCATCGGCGAGTTCGTCGAAATCGAATGTCGTAGGGCTGCCTATACTCTCTATACGTGATAATGTATCTGCAACGATGTTTTAACTACCGGTTATATGTTTAATATCTGTAGTATATTCACTTATGTACGATAGTTGTCTAACTCTCCTCGGAGTTTCTTTATCGCTCATAGCCCTAGTAAATGCAAAAGTTAAAGGTTTATGGTCCGTAAATATTGAAAGCACACGACCTTCGATCTAATTTCTGAAATAGTGGACGGCCATATACATAGCGAGTAGCTCCCTATCATAGGTACTGTAGGTACTTAACCTGAGTGTCGGATAATTTTTTAGAAAAGAATCCTAGCGGAGCCCACGCTTTTCCGTTCCATTGCTGCAATACTGCTCCTACACAAGTATCCGATGCATCCGTCATGAGACCTAAGGGTGCGCTCGCTAGTGGGTATTCTAGGGTAACGGCATTTTTTAGGCTGACTTTACAATTTTCGAACGATTCTATCGCGGAGGTGGACCACACAATttcagttttatcttttttcttacaattaattaaatatttatttagttccTTCTGATGTTTAACTGCCTGAGTCGTCGGATTGGCGGGTGCCGGGTTCGACGGAAACTGTCCAGCCACAGCGGGGTGCATCATTGTTTCACACAAAtatcacgtcggggtcaccaatTTAGGAGACCCCTAACGGGAATGATAATCAGagataatataatgaatatttattggGCGCAACTAATCGCGCGCACTTACACCCGATGACTGGCCGTACTGCCGTTTACATACATGAACAATactcatacaatatacatataatacccCTACAAGGGTAAGttacatgaaaaaacttcccgtttaaatggaggctttagggccggaaaaattatttgaaatagaaaaactgtggaTTATATGTATatccagatatattagctaggatATGAAGTAAATAAGTTGCAAGTTTTATGATTAAATAAgggaaaaaaatagttattgtcCGTaagttacgaaatgttacttgttcgattcttccactcacgtcttcaattgtaGTCCCTAAAACTGCCTATACCAAGCATTGGTTTAAGGAGAAGATTGCCATGAAACTTAACTTTTATTCATATTACGTAAATTtaagcaaataatattataattaaaatactgtttattttacaaaaaatattttacttctgTAAATCCTCTTCTTCAATACACATTTCCTTAGATGCTGGTGAATAATCCACGCAGTGTTGGTAATCTGCCGAGCCATGGATAAGGCGGTTCAGTGGGAACTGCAGGTGGTAGAAGATGTACGGGAACAGGAAAATGTAGATATGGAAGAGGATCAACTTCCACCAGTTCATCAGGTCAAAGATCTTGTACAGCCAATGTCCAGTCGCCAAGTGCAGTATTTGGATCCTAGAAAAAATGGTCAGGTGATGGATTGTGAGATTTAAAGGAGGACTTAACTGTTAAGGCCTCAGCTAGCGAATACCTCTTTAGTTCAGTTGGCTAGCGCGAGGTTTAAGCTGGGTCTGGATATGTGGATCACGGGGAGTTTTTGAAGTACCCAGCATCCATTTTCAATAGAATATGTGTGACTTTCGGTATAGGCTTCAGGATTCAAGAGTTATAcccttttttaaaagcttttacttaatacttactttgtatgtatataagtaataagtttgtatgtttgtatggaaTTTTTATATCAAAGCTTACATGGCAGAATAGACGAAGGTGACGGTCCAGTACAGAGCCTCCTCGTATTTGCGGTTGGTGGGATAAGTCCGCGGGTGCTGCAGAATCTCCAGCACCATCACCACAGCGATGGTGGTGTGCACGCAGTGGTTGAACATCCACGGCAGCGCGTCGTCGAAGATGCGAGGGAACACCAGCTCCCGGTTGATGGAGTAGGCCACCCAGAAATGTATCGTGACGAACTAGCAAAAGAGTCAGGATTAGATTTTACCCGTAAACTTTTTGACGGTTTATAACGTGGCAATCGTACATTTTCGGGTAACAACTATTATCCTCTTGGACGTCGAAACGCCAGCTGTTGGCGGATTTTGCGTACATACTATATTCATTTGCCGGCACTTAAAGTTGCACACCGAATTAAATGAAAATCGCTTGTGTGGTGGTGTAAAGAGACTAAGACTGAGGTAAGAGAGACAGACAGCccgacagaaagacagacagatttcgcgtttattatatttttatattttatataataaacgcATTTTTAAGAACATTTAGAACGAATATATTGTGCCAATTGGTcagttcataattattaattattaacccGCAAGCACCCGCGCCCCTAAAAATTACACCGCTTGTGCGCACTAATTACAAGGCGACAACGGGTGCGGTATGAGGTAGGGGGCGGCGGGGTAAGGTAAGCGATCGGCCGGGcgcgggcgggcggcgcggcgcacgAGTTGCCTCATATGCGTAATGCATCCACATTTTTAGTAGTTCAGCGGATAAGTCCGgggcttgattttttttgttccaaaggggtagtaacaaaaatcgctagtattttttatttttgacaactATTACGTATGTTGATTTATTGTACTGGTGAAAAAATAATCCTGTATAATGTCAATTGATCTGGTTACTAATTAGCTCCACAAACTCACCACCCCATATGGCAAAACTAGAGCACAGAAGATCACATCACGGGCTTGTTCCAACTTTCTGAGCCTCCACCCGCGGTCAATCCACTCCAGGCAGTCTGCGTACACTGCTATCATCAGAAACGTCATCTGGAATGCCTAAAACAGTAAAAGTATCACTTTGTATGTCTGAAAgcattagaataatattatattgaaaacaCTGATAATTCCAGTTCGTTTGCCCCTGACTATTAGAAAATTTTCTGACATGATTGGATTGGAGGTCGTAGGGTTTGTTTTAGTGAATTACCACTGATGCGCTTCAGGGCGTTCCTTACTGCTAGAGCCTTACCGGTACACTTAAAAAGGTGAgtagtgttttatttttactagccGATTCACTTACTctgttaaatataattttaccttAGCACGGCCGTCATGAAAACCCTGTACTTTTATTCGATTGAAATTATAGAAGACAAAACCAATCAAATACTTTAGCCTAGCCTCTTTAGGTAATTAGGAGGTTAAAAATTCACCCTAAAGCTACTTTAGGTATTCCTTTCAGTTTATGGAAGTAACAATCAACAAAATACTTACCATATTCCAATTAGTGAGGAATGCTGGCGCATTATCCCGCATGTCCAGCAAGTGCTCGCTGACTCCGGGCTCGCTGGTCTTCCGCACCATCACCACCACAGTGTGCAGCAGGATCGCGGCATTAGACAGCAGGAAGACAGAGTGGAATACTGTCCGGAGCAGCAGGAGACGGCGGTACAGCACATTTTTCGCCATGACCGCGTCTCGTCAGTGCTGCACAGTAACTTCAGTGTAGGAATTCAAACTGTCAATTTAAACCTTAACCTAAAGGTAGTCGCACCTGATTACTCACACTATTTTCCGCGTGAGGTCATTCGCACCAAGTTTTGAAATTAAACAGTGGAAGCGTTATCTACTCTAAGaacattatataatttattaatctcTTGAAGTTAAATGAGAGAAATATAGGTCACACTGAACAGAAATTAAAGAAGAAATATCTTTGTAAATAACTCCGCACCCGTATGTTAAACACAGACCAAATTCAGTTTGATTGACGTCGCGACTCGcagaataacaataaacaagaGCGGTAGTGGAATTTTGGGAAATTAACTAAACAATTGCAAGGCTCACATGGATCCCACGCCCTAACtaaaggttaataattatgGGGGCAAAAACTAAAATCgcttgttaaaaattaataacactAAGTAGGTCTCAAAGTGTAACGCATTCAATCATTTTTGACTGATGTACGAGTACTTACTCAAGTTAGTTATAAAGACTTTATACTTTAGATCATCATGTTATCCTGAGACAAAATATAGATAATCTGGGAACACAATCaggaagtaaaatgtatttagTAATATGTAAagaagttaattattatttgcttatctgttgcaattttttttaaatcaataaggggaaaacgagcaaaaggtctgatggaaagcaactatggacactcgcaacattaagAGCTGCAGGCACGtcgctggccttttaagagttaATACGCTCTCtccttgaaggtttgcaggtagtattggtccggaaatactgctggtgacagctgttcgttccagagttttacaatgCAGTAGTACCATGGTACTTCTATCGCCAACACCGTTGACCATTGCTTGTCCCCACGacttttgttttagtatttgttgttatagcggcaacagaaatgcaCAATCTGCGAACATTTGAAAATTCTAgttatagtggttcttgagatacagtctggagacggACGGACAGGCATCGAAGTcacagtaatagggttccgtttttaccctttgggtatggaaccctaaaattaaCTAAATTCTCATTCTCTAATTTTTGGTCGATATTAAAAATCGTACGGaacccgactcgcacttggtagattttttaaagtaagtgCTTAATTTTTGAGGAAATACAACTTACAAATTAATCTTAGTTATCCTACGTCAAACGTTTACTCCGCGGGAAATTTTTACTACAATTAACTcacttaattattgttttatgataattatcttttgttatttaaagtaaatattttacactttATACGGCgttaaatgtcaaaatatttataatggaCATATTAAGGAACAATTAGCTTATCTTGGAGCAAATACCTACAACTGCcatgtataaattataacaatgagtttttagaaaaaaaattcaaggctatacttaattaattttagtaataaactagctgttacccgcgacttcgtccacgtcaacaaaatgtgataaGTTGATGACAAAGGCAGACAATTTTCTACCCTAATACAAAAACAGCAGcagcctgtctgtatgtctctagctgtatctcaaaaaccgcgcTAGCTAGACAGTGCTAGACAGTTGCCATTttcataaattacatttttctatTATCGATATAACAACTGTCACTGTTAATTttactgttaaatattttacacttcTCTCCTTTCCTCCTTGGAGTAAAGACGTGCCTTACCGAATGCGCTTAACCAAAATAAAGCGCAATATAAAAGtgaatttcttttatttaaactaTCCAAAGTCAATAAGACTAAcaagaacaaatactaaaaacaaaataacattaagaggagtccacaccgccgtttttccatacaaacgctgtcccctgtttcctccctggataatgccggtagagttatgatttttttcctgtatatcta
Coding sequences:
- the LOC121729111 gene encoding androgen-dependent TFPI-regulating protein-like, whose amino-acid sequence is MAKNVLYRRLLLLRTVFHSVFLLSNAAILLHTVVVMVRKTSEPGVSEHLLDMRDNAPAFLTNWNMAFQMTFLMIAVYADCLEWIDRGWRLRKLEQARDVIFCALVLPYGVFVTIHFWVAYSINRELVFPRIFDDALPWMFNHCVHTTIAVVMVLEILQHPRTYPTNRKYEEALYWTVTFVYSAMIQILHLATGHWLYKIFDLMNWWKLILFHIYIFLFPYIFYHLQFPLNRLIHGSADYQHCVDYSPASKEMCIEEEDLQK